In a single window of the Chondrocystis sp. NIES-4102 genome:
- a CDS encoding glycine cleavage system H protein → MEIDYPEDLRYLDSHEYVRFDGEIATIGVSAFALDQLGDVVFLELPEVGDAVAVGETLGTIESVKAVEDLYPPVSGTVIERNETAINAPETLAEDPYGEGWLIKVKVDNPDDELAEALSAKEYRAQVEGMEAGD, encoded by the coding sequence ATGGAGATAGATTATCCAGAAGATTTAAGATATTTAGATAGTCACGAATATGTTCGTTTTGATGGTGAAATAGCTACCATTGGTGTTAGTGCTTTTGCCTTAGATCAATTAGGTGATGTAGTCTTTCTAGAACTTCCCGAAGTTGGTGATGCAGTAGCAGTAGGGGAAACCCTTGGCACAATTGAATCAGTAAAAGCAGTAGAAGATCTTTATCCACCAGTGTCAGGTACGGTAATTGAGCGTAATGAGACAGCCATAAATGCACCAGAAACCCTAGCAGAAGATCCTTATGGAGAAGGTTGGTTAATCAAAGTTAAGGTGGATAACCCCGATGATGAATTAGCAGAAGCTTTGTCGGCAAAAGAATATCGCGCTCAAGTAGAAGGAATGGAAGCAGGAGATTAA
- a CDS encoding putative dihydrouridine synthase TIM-barrel protein nifR3, producing the protein MNNINHPISIAPMMDRTDRHYRYFMRQISRNTLLYTEMITTQAIIHGDRSKLLDFSPQEKPLVLQLGGDNPSHLAECAKIGADWGYDAINLNVGCPSPRVQNGNFGACLMTQPELVAKAVAAMQKAVDIPVTVKHRIGVDQCDRYEDLFDFVRIISEAGCTNFTVHARKAWLQGLSPKENRTIPPLRYEDVYRLKQDFPHLFIEINGGITDLLQTKNHLQAVDAVMIGRTAYDRPYLFATVDRDIYGEDVTPLLRHQIVTAMLPYIDHWVNRGVRLNSISRHMLQLFADQPGTKAWKRYITEHACLPGADAVIISDALAKVR; encoded by the coding sequence ATGAATAATATTAATCATCCCATAAGTATTGCCCCGATGATGGATCGAACAGATCGTCACTATCGATATTTCATGCGCCAGATCAGCCGTAATACTTTGCTGTATACAGAAATGATTACCACTCAAGCAATTATTCATGGCGATCGCTCTAAACTTTTAGATTTCTCACCCCAAGAAAAACCTTTAGTTTTGCAATTAGGAGGAGATAATCCCAGTCATTTAGCAGAATGTGCCAAAATTGGGGCTGATTGGGGATATGATGCCATAAATTTAAATGTAGGTTGTCCTAGCCCTAGAGTCCAAAATGGTAACTTTGGGGCTTGTTTGATGACACAACCAGAATTAGTAGCAAAAGCAGTAGCAGCAATGCAGAAGGCGGTGGATATTCCTGTAACAGTTAAACATCGTATTGGAGTTGACCAGTGCGATCGCTATGAGGATCTATTTGATTTTGTACGTATTATTTCTGAAGCTGGCTGTACTAATTTTACTGTTCACGCCCGTAAAGCTTGGCTACAAGGATTAAGCCCCAAGGAAAACCGCACTATTCCCCCCTTGCGCTATGAGGATGTTTATCGTCTTAAACAGGATTTTCCTCATCTATTTATTGAAATAAATGGCGGTATAACTGATTTGCTGCAAACTAAAAATCATCTACAAGCGGTAGATGCAGTAATGATTGGACGTACTGCTTATGATCGTCCTTATCTTTTTGCTACTGTCGATCGCGATATCTATGGTGAGGATGTCACCCCTCTTTTACGTCATCAAATTGTTACAGCTATGCTGCCATATATTGACCATTGGGTTAATCGAGGTGTCAGACTTAATTCTATCAGTCGTCATATGCTCCAATTATTTGCTGATCAACCAGGGACAAAAGCTTGGAAGCGTTATATTACCGAACACGCCTGTTTACCTGGGGCAGATGCTGTTATTATTAGTGATGCTTTGGCTAAGGTTAGGTAG
- the ald gene encoding alanine dehydrogenase, with product MEIGVPKESKDQEFRVGLTPNSVKALAKHHTVFIETQAGIGSGFTDDQYYEAGAKIINNPAEVWDKDLVIKVKEPLPTEYQYLKANQILFTYLHLAAARNLTQALIDSQTTAIAYETVELDNGSLPLLTPMSIIAGRLSVQFGARYLEKQQGGRGVLLGGIPGVRPGNVVILGGGVVGTEAAKMAVGMGARVQIIDVNVERLSYLESLFGSRVELLYSTPAQIEMVVPHADLLIGAVLVVGKKAPVLVSRDLVAQMQPGSVIVDVAVDQGGCIETLRATSHTQPTYTEAGVVHFGVPNMPGAVPWTATQALNNSTLPYVMQLANHGLAALEGNGHLAKGLNVQNGKIIHPAVREVFSDLASS from the coding sequence ATGGAAATCGGTGTTCCAAAGGAAAGCAAAGATCAAGAATTTCGGGTTGGTTTAACTCCCAACAGCGTTAAAGCCCTAGCCAAACATCATACGGTTTTTATCGAAACACAAGCAGGAATAGGATCAGGTTTTACAGATGACCAATATTATGAAGCTGGGGCAAAAATTATTAATAATCCTGCCGAAGTTTGGGATAAAGATTTAGTCATTAAAGTCAAAGAACCTTTACCAACTGAATATCAATATCTTAAAGCTAACCAAATACTCTTTACCTATCTACATTTAGCAGCAGCTCGTAATTTAACTCAAGCTTTAATAGATTCTCAGACAACAGCGATCGCCTATGAAACCGTAGAATTAGATAACGGTAGTCTACCTCTATTAACCCCCATGAGCATCATTGCTGGACGTTTATCAGTACAATTTGGTGCAAGATATTTAGAAAAACAACAGGGAGGGCGTGGTGTCCTACTCGGAGGTATACCAGGCGTTAGACCAGGTAATGTTGTAATCTTGGGTGGTGGGGTAGTTGGTACAGAAGCAGCTAAAATGGCTGTGGGAATGGGGGCGAGAGTTCAAATTATTGATGTTAATGTTGAACGCCTCAGCTATCTTGAAAGTTTATTCGGTTCACGAGTAGAATTACTTTACAGCACTCCTGCCCAAATAGAAATGGTAGTGCCTCATGCTGATTTGTTGATTGGTGCGGTGTTAGTAGTTGGCAAAAAAGCCCCTGTTTTAGTATCCCGCGATTTGGTCGCTCAAATGCAGCCAGGATCAGTAATTGTAGATGTGGCAGTAGATCAAGGTGGTTGTATTGAAACTTTGCGTGCTACTAGCCATACTCAGCCAACTTATACAGAAGCAGGAGTAGTTCATTTTGGTGTACCAAATATGCCTGGTGCAGTACCTTGGACAGCAACTCAAGCTTTAAATAATAGTACTTTACCCTATGTTATGCAATTAGCTAATCATGGTTTGGCTGCATTGGAAGGTAATGGGCATTTAGCCAAGGGTTTAAATGTGCAAAATGGAAAAATTATACATCCTGCGGTGAGAGAAGTCTTTTCTGATTTAGCTTCTAGTTAA
- a CDS encoding amine oxidase has protein sequence MTTSNLETTDIVIIGSGIGGLSCAALLARYGFRVIVCESHSIAGGAAHGFERNGFKFDSGPSLYSGMSYRPSTNPLRQVFDAVEAELTWVNYDTWGCCLPEGDFNTTVGANDFCEILGKLRGNNAVQQWRELQQVMTPLGQAVNALPTLAIRNDWAAAITVGKYLPAMMSHIPSFFKLTEPFSKIMDGVVNDTFIRNWLDLLCFLLSGLPAHSTSGAEMAFMFAEWYKPGVVLDYPVGGSGAMVEALVTALTKHGGNLLLNSHVQEILVSNNRATGVRLRNGQEIQAQIAVVSNASVWDSLKLLPAGALPDRFRQQRQATPECESFMHLHLGIDATGLGEDLQCHYIFVQDWNKGIDAPQNIVVVSIPSVLDPTLAPPGKHVIHVYTPGNEPYALWQGLDRRSQAYAQLKQERSQVMWQALERIIPDLRSRCEVTLVGTPLTHERYLRRHHGSYGPAIAASQGLFPGSTTPLNGFFCCGDSTFPGIGLPPVAASGAIAANTIAPLNKHLEMLSQIGL, from the coding sequence ATGACAACTTCTAATCTAGAAACAACAGACATAGTAATCATCGGTAGTGGAATAGGCGGTTTATCTTGTGCTGCTTTACTAGCGCGCTATGGTTTTCGAGTCATAGTTTGTGAAAGTCATTCAATTGCTGGAGGTGCAGCCCACGGTTTTGAACGCAATGGTTTTAAATTTGATTCTGGCCCATCTTTATATTCGGGAATGTCTTATCGCCCTTCAACAAATCCTCTACGTCAAGTTTTTGATGCAGTCGAAGCAGAATTGACTTGGGTAAATTATGACACTTGGGGTTGTTGCCTACCAGAAGGGGATTTTAATACTACGGTTGGGGCGAATGACTTTTGTGAGATTTTAGGCAAACTACGGGGAAATAATGCTGTTCAACAATGGCGCGAGTTACAGCAAGTCATGACACCTTTAGGACAAGCCGTTAACGCCCTTCCCACTTTAGCAATTAGAAATGATTGGGCTGCTGCGATTACTGTAGGAAAATATTTACCTGCAATGATGTCACATATTCCGAGTTTTTTTAAACTCACAGAACCCTTTAGTAAAATTATGGATGGAGTTGTTAATGATACTTTTATCCGTAATTGGCTTGATCTGTTGTGTTTCCTCCTCTCAGGATTACCTGCTCATAGTACTAGTGGTGCAGAAATGGCATTTATGTTTGCCGAATGGTATAAACCAGGGGTGGTTCTAGATTATCCTGTTGGTGGTAGCGGTGCGATGGTAGAGGCACTAGTAACAGCTTTAACCAAACATGGCGGTAATTTGTTACTCAATAGTCATGTTCAAGAAATTTTAGTTAGCAATAATCGTGCAACAGGAGTTCGCTTACGAAATGGACAAGAAATACAAGCTCAGATAGCTGTTGTTTCCAATGCTTCTGTGTGGGACAGTTTAAAGCTATTGCCAGCAGGGGCTTTACCCGATCGCTTCCGTCAGCAAAGACAAGCAACTCCCGAATGCGAGAGTTTTATGCACCTGCACTTAGGTATTGATGCCACTGGCTTAGGTGAAGATTTGCAATGTCATTATATATTCGTTCAAGATTGGAACAAAGGTATTGATGCTCCCCAAAATATAGTAGTGGTTTCGATTCCTTCGGTTTTAGATCCTACCCTTGCACCTCCAGGTAAGCACGTTATTCATGTTTATACTCCTGGCAATGAACCCTATGCGCTTTGGCAAGGATTAGATCGTCGTAGTCAAGCTTATGCCCAATTAAAACAAGAACGATCGCAAGTAATGTGGCAAGCTTTAGAGAGAATCATTCCCGATCTAAGATCTCGTTGTGAAGTTACTTTAGTGGGTACTCCCCTAACCCACGAACGTTATTTACGTCGTCATCATGGTTCTTATGGCCCTGCTATTGCAGCAAGTCAAGGTTTATTTCCAGGTTCAACTACTCCTTTAAACGGCTTTTTCTGTTGCGGAGATTCAACCTTTCCTGGGATTGGTTTACCACCCGTTGCAGCAAGTGGAGCGATCGCAGCTAATACTATTGCACCTTTAAATAAGCATTTAGAAATGTTATCTCAAATAGGTTTATGA
- a CDS encoding CMP/dCMP deaminase zinc-binding protein: MAKKLHSRYQNIKQSLSKLDDNSYINHCHWLEYALKLANLAADAGEVPIGAIIVDNLGNLLAEATNRKERDLDATAHAEILAIRMATALQKNYYLPNCTLYVTLEPCPMCAGAIIQSRLGLLVYGADDPKTGAIRTVMNLPDSACSNHKLQVLAGIKELECRQQLQNWFEHRRNSQGRAN, encoded by the coding sequence ATGGCAAAAAAATTGCATTCGCGCTATCAAAATATTAAACAGTCTTTATCTAAATTAGATGACAATAGTTATATAAATCATTGCCATTGGCTTGAATATGCCCTAAAACTCGCGAATTTAGCAGCAGATGCTGGGGAAGTCCCTATAGGCGCAATAATTGTTGATAATTTAGGTAATTTATTGGCTGAGGCAACTAATCGTAAGGAAAGAGATTTAGATGCTACCGCCCACGCAGAAATTTTAGCAATTAGGATGGCTACTGCTCTACAAAAAAACTATTATTTGCCTAACTGCACTCTTTACGTCACCTTAGAACCTTGTCCCATGTGTGCAGGGGCTATTATTCAGTCGCGTTTAGGCTTATTGGTTTATGGTGCTGATGATCCTAAAACAGGAGCAATTAGGACTGTGATGAATTTACCTGATAGTGCTTGTTCTAATCATAAGTTACAAGTATTAGCTGGTATTAAAGAATTAGAATGTCGGCAACAATTACAAAACTGGTTTGAGCATCGCAGAAATTCCCAAGGGCGAGCAAATTAA
- a CDS encoding putative arsenical pump-driving ATPase yields MRVILMTGKGGVGKTSVAAATGLRCAELGYKTLVLSTDPAHSLADSFEVDLGHDPIQVRPNLWGAELDALRELEGNWGAVKRYITQVLQARGLDGVQAEELAILPGMDEIFGLVRMKRHYDEGDFEILIIDSAPTGTALRLLSLPEVGGWYMRRFYKPLQGMSAALRPLVEPFFKPIAGFSLPDKEVMDAPYEFYEQIEALEKVLTDNTKTSVRLVMNPEKMVIKESLRAHAYLSLYNVATDLVVANRVIPDQVNDPFFQRWKENQNVYKQEIYDNFHPLPVKEAPLFPTEMCGMEALEKLKEILYKDEDPTQVYYRENTIKIIQEQGNYSLHLYLPGIPKEQIQLNKTGDELNVRIGNHRRNLVLPQALAALQPSGAKMEDDYLKINFQDLAKV; encoded by the coding sequence ATGCGCGTAATTTTGATGACTGGCAAGGGTGGGGTGGGTAAAACCTCTGTCGCTGCTGCTACTGGCTTACGTTGTGCGGAGTTGGGATATAAAACTTTAGTACTAAGTACTGACCCTGCTCATTCTTTGGCAGATAGTTTTGAGGTAGATTTGGGTCATGATCCAATACAAGTACGTCCCAACCTTTGGGGAGCAGAACTTGATGCACTGAGGGAATTGGAAGGTAATTGGGGAGCAGTTAAACGTTATATTACCCAAGTGTTACAAGCAAGAGGTTTAGACGGGGTGCAAGCTGAGGAATTGGCGATCTTACCAGGAATGGACGAAATCTTTGGTTTGGTAAGGATGAAACGCCACTATGATGAAGGGGATTTTGAAATTTTAATTATCGACTCAGCACCCACAGGTACAGCTTTAAGACTATTGAGTTTACCCGAAGTTGGTGGCTGGTATATGAGACGTTTTTACAAACCGCTTCAGGGAATGTCGGCAGCCTTACGACCTTTAGTAGAGCCATTTTTCAAACCAATTGCGGGCTTTTCTCTACCTGATAAGGAAGTAATGGACGCTCCTTATGAATTTTACGAGCAAATTGAGGCGTTAGAAAAAGTTTTAACTGATAACACTAAGACTTCAGTGCGTTTAGTTATGAACCCTGAAAAAATGGTGATCAAAGAATCATTACGCGCCCATGCTTACCTGAGCTTATATAATGTTGCCACAGATTTAGTAGTAGCTAATCGTGTCATTCCCGATCAAGTTAATGATCCTTTTTTCCAACGTTGGAAAGAAAATCAAAATGTCTACAAACAGGAAATATATGATAATTTCCATCCCCTACCAGTAAAAGAAGCTCCCTTATTCCCTACAGAAATGTGTGGTATGGAAGCTTTAGAGAAACTCAAGGAAATCTTATATAAAGACGAAGATCCTACCCAAGTTTATTATCGAGAAAACACCATTAAGATTATCCAAGAACAAGGTAATTATAGTCTGCATTTATATTTGCCTGGTATTCCTAAAGAACAGATCCAGTTAAATAAAACTGGGGATGAGTTAAATGTCAGAATTGGCAACCATCGTCGTAATTTAGTTTTACCTCAAGCTTTAGCAGCACTCCAGCCTTCAGGGGCAAAAATGGAAGATGATTATTTAAAGATTAACTTCCAAGATCTTGCTAAGGTTTAA
- a CDS encoding ATP-dependent Clp protease adaptor protein ClpS, whose translation MTVSPVVVKEKAGQTIKQHYPNYKIIVLNDDFNTFAHVIECLLKYIPGMSGDRARELTDQIHYQGQALVWVGPQEQAELYHQQLKRAGLTMAPLEQA comes from the coding sequence ATGACTGTTTCACCTGTAGTAGTTAAAGAAAAAGCTGGTCAGACCATCAAACAACATTATCCTAACTACAAGATCATTGTTTTAAATGATGATTTTAATACATTCGCGCACGTAATAGAATGTTTACTCAAATATATTCCTGGGATGAGTGGCGATCGCGCCCGTGAACTAACTGATCAAATTCATTATCAAGGACAAGCTCTAGTTTGGGTAGGGCCCCAAGAACAAGCGGAATTATATCATCAGCAGTTGAAGCGTGCAGGGTTGACTATGGCCCCACTAGAGCAAGCTTAA
- a CDS encoding CobB/CobQ domain protein glutamine amidotransferase, with product MKIVIGWLYPTLMSTYGDRGNVICLQRRCQWRNIEVEILPLTRESEALDFQDVDLIVGGGAQDRQQEIVMRDLKGAKAEILQAKLEQGTPGVFTCGSPQLLGHYYEPALGKRIEGLGILDLVSKHPGIEAQRCIGNLVYEITANPIASELTAMLGEKPIVIGFENHGGRTYLNNVQPLGKVIKGYGNNGEDQTAGSFYQNAIATYAHGPLLPKNPFIADWLISKAYLQKYQQELTLIPLDDSLALAARQAILQRLDLARLMTKV from the coding sequence ATGAAAATTGTAATCGGTTGGCTTTATCCTACTTTAATGAGTACCTATGGCGATCGCGGTAATGTTATTTGTCTCCAACGTCGTTGTCAGTGGCGCAATATTGAAGTGGAAATTTTGCCTTTGACAAGGGAATCTGAGGCTCTTGATTTTCAAGATGTGGATTTAATTGTCGGTGGTGGGGCGCAGGATCGTCAACAAGAAATTGTGATGCGCGATCTAAAAGGAGCAAAAGCCGAGATTTTGCAAGCTAAACTCGAGCAAGGAACACCTGGAGTATTTACCTGTGGATCACCCCAACTTTTGGGACATTACTATGAACCTGCATTAGGTAAAAGAATTGAGGGGTTGGGTATTTTAGATTTAGTTAGTAAACATCCAGGTATTGAGGCACAACGTTGTATTGGTAATTTAGTATATGAGATTACCGCTAATCCCATCGCCTCAGAATTAACTGCAATGCTGGGAGAAAAGCCCATTGTCATCGGTTTTGAAAATCATGGTGGTAGAACCTATCTTAATAATGTGCAACCCTTGGGTAAGGTAATTAAAGGGTATGGGAATAATGGCGAGGATCAAACTGCTGGATCTTTCTATCAAAATGCGATCGCCACCTATGCTCATGGGCCACTCTTACCTAAAAACCCCTTTATTGCTGATTGGTTAATTAGCAAAGCTTATCTACAAAAATATCAACAAGAACTAACCTTGATACCTTTGGATGATTCCTTAGCTCTTGCAGCCCGTCAAGCTATCTTGCAACGTCTTGATTTGGCACGGTTGATGACTAAAGTGTAA
- a CDS encoding ribosome recycling factor: MKLSEIKERMHKTIEATQRSFNTIRTGRASTSLLDRVMVDYYGAETPLKSLANLTTPDATTIMIQPYDKSSMGQIEKAISLSDIGLTPNNDGQLIRLNIPPLTKERRKELVKMAGKLAEEGRVGIRNIRRDAIDEIRKEEKNSDISEDESRDLQDQIQKITDDFNHQIDELLAVKEKDIMTV; this comes from the coding sequence GTGAAGTTATCTGAAATAAAAGAACGTATGCACAAGACTATTGAGGCGACTCAACGGTCTTTTAACACTATTCGCACAGGTAGGGCTAGTACATCTTTACTGGATCGTGTGATGGTCGATTATTATGGTGCGGAGACTCCTTTAAAGTCTTTAGCCAATTTAACTACTCCCGATGCAACTACGATTATGATCCAACCCTACGATAAAAGTAGTATGGGTCAAATTGAAAAAGCTATTTCTCTTTCTGATATTGGTTTAACTCCTAATAACGATGGACAATTGATTAGACTCAATATTCCTCCTCTGACTAAGGAACGTCGGAAAGAATTAGTTAAAATGGCAGGTAAACTAGCTGAGGAAGGTCGAGTTGGCATTCGTAATATTCGACGAGATGCGATCGATGAAATTCGCAAAGAGGAAAAGAATAGTGATATTTCTGAAGATGAATCACGAGATTTACAAGATCAAATTCAAAAAATCACTGATGATTTTAATCACCAAATTGACGAATTATTAGCAGTTAAAGAAAAAGATATTATGACAGTTTAA
- a CDS encoding uridylate kinase codes for MSYQRILLKLSGEALMGNLGYGIDPTVVAEIAQEVADVVKKGVQVAIVVGGGNIFRGVKASAAGMDRATADYIGMIATVMNAMTLQDALERIGIDNRLQTAISMQEVAEPYIRRRAIRHLERGRVVIFGAGSGNPFFTTDTTAALRAAEIDAEIIFKATKVDGIYDCDPQTNPDARLYQSLTYNHVLTNELRVMDSTAIALCKENNIPILVFNLSVSGNIMRATQGEAVGTIVGGNCEVI; via the coding sequence ATGAGTTACCAGAGGATTTTATTAAAATTGAGTGGCGAAGCCTTAATGGGCAACTTAGGTTACGGTATCGATCCTACAGTGGTCGCCGAAATCGCTCAAGAAGTAGCAGACGTAGTTAAAAAAGGTGTACAAGTCGCCATTGTAGTTGGTGGTGGTAATATCTTTCGCGGGGTAAAAGCCTCGGCTGCTGGTATGGATCGTGCTACAGCAGACTATATCGGCATGATTGCTACAGTCATGAATGCTATGACTTTACAAGATGCTTTAGAAAGAATTGGCATTGATAACCGCTTACAAACTGCCATTTCGATGCAAGAAGTAGCTGAACCTTATATTCGTCGCCGTGCTATTCGTCATCTAGAAAGAGGTAGAGTAGTTATTTTTGGTGCAGGTTCAGGTAATCCTTTTTTTACTACTGATACTACTGCTGCTTTACGGGCTGCTGAAATTGATGCGGAAATTATTTTTAAAGCTACTAAAGTTGATGGTATTTATGATTGCGACCCCCAAACTAATCCTGATGCCCGTCTCTATCAAAGCTTGACTTATAATCATGTTCTAACTAACGAATTGCGGGTGATGGATAGTACTGCGATCGCTCTGTGTAAAGAAAATAATATTCCTATCTTAGTCTTTAATCTTTCTGTTAGCGGTAATATTATGCGTGCTACCCAAGGAGAAGCGGTTGGCACTATTGTAGGAGGAAACTGTGAAGTTATCTGA